One Corvus moneduloides isolate bCorMon1 chromosome Z, bCorMon1.pri, whole genome shotgun sequence genomic window carries:
- the GRAMD2B gene encoding GRAM domain-containing protein 2B isoform X2: MLKKGSSLEDSVFHSESQNSFRKSSNDTPASPTESVGSVFISSDGENGTDEKRKAGKSPTVWLQTSTSEMEYFDDRKKVDVARTKSSTDSPVLTTKSDSKTERKKRASNQLKANAHFHKLFLDVPVDEPLKQSFTCALQKEILYQGKLFLSENWICFHSKVFGKDTKISIPVLSVTLLKKTKTALLVPNALIIATVTDRYMFVSLLSRDTTYKLLKSICRHLEDASMGNSPNPSSAENSFRADRPRTLPLDFNEDYSDLDGIVQQRRQEMEESSSTGSQTPELECFQDYHVVETETHLKVSKPEAKSVRSDAHSKCGPDGKARNSPRNGHSEAFRFLHRVKSQKLFTLSHVLVFYAVLVCVLILSTFYMRYKISVLEERLMSMTAFDSHIKEHQVHQDLGSHLQINADAVCDELTANLRKLEKNNLQKLLEDGE; this comes from the exons atgctgaaaaaaggaAGCTCCTTGGAGGACTcagtttttcattctgaaagTCAGAACAGCTTCCGAAAGTCAAGTAATGACACCCCAGCCAGTCCTACGGAGAGCGTTGGATCCGTATTTATAAG TTCAGATGGAGAAAATGGaactgatgaaaaaagaaaggctggaaaatcACCCACTGTGTGGCTGCAGACCTCTACCAGTGAAATGGAGTATTTTGATGACCGGAAAAAAGTTGATGTTGCTAG GACCAAGAGCAGCACAGATAGTCCGGTCCTGACAACCAAGAGTGACTCCaagactgaaaggaaaaaacgTGCCTCAAATCAG ctgaagGCAAACGCACACTTTCATAAGCTGTTTCTAGATGTTCCTGTTGATGAGCCACTGAAACAAA GCTTTacctgtgctctgcagaaagaaattctgTACCAAGGAAAGTTATTCCTTTCTGAAAACTGGATTTGCTTCCATTCCAAGGTTTTTGGTAAAGACACTAAG ATTAGTATACCTGTGCTGTCAGTGACACttctgaagaaaaccaaaactgcCCTTCTTGTGCCAAATGCTCTGATCATAGCAACAGTGACAGATAGG tACATGTTTGTCTCACTACTCTCCAGAGATACCACCTACAAGCTATTAAAATCTATCTGTAGACATCTTGAG gatgcGAGCATGGGCAACAGTCCAAATCCctcttctgcagaaaacagcttcagGGCTGATCGCCCTAGAACTCTGCCCCTG GATTTCAATGAAGATTATTCTGATCTGGATGGAATAGTGCAGCAGCGAAGACAAGAGATGGAAGagtccagcagcacaggctcacAGACACCAGAGCTGGAATGCTTCCAAG ATTATCATGTTGTTGAAACAGAGACTCACTTGAAAGTTTCCAAGCCTGAGGCCAAGTCTGTTCGTTCAGATGCACATAGTAAATGTGGGCCTGATGGAAAAGCTCGAAACAGTCCTCGAAATG gccaTTCTGAAGCCTTCAGGTTCCTCCACAGAGTGAAGTCCCAGAAGCTCTTCACTCTGAGCCATGTACTTGTGTTTTATGCAGTTCT tgtttgtgttttaataCTTTCTACGTTCTACATGAGATATAAAATCAGTGTCCTGGAGGAACGCCTTATGTCCATGACAGCCTTTGATTCACATATTAAAGA ACATCAAGTGCACCAAGATTTGGGATCTCATCTGCAAATTAATGCTGATGCCGTTTGTGATGAGTTAACTGCTAATCTTAGAAAACTGGAAAAG
- the GRAMD2B gene encoding GRAM domain-containing protein 2B isoform X1, whose protein sequence is MLKKGSSLEDSVFHSESQNSFRKSSNDTPASPTESVGSVFISSDGENGTDEKRKAGKSPTVWLQTSTSEMEYFDDRKKVDVARTKSSTDSPVLTTKSDSKTERKKRASNQLKANAHFHKLFLDVPVDEPLKQSFTCALQKEILYQGKLFLSENWICFHSKVFGKDTKISIPVLSVTLLKKTKTALLVPNALIIATVTDRYMFVSLLSRDTTYKLLKSICRHLEDASMGNSPNPSSAENSFRADRPRTLPLDFNEDYSDLDGIVQQRRQEMEESSSTGSQTPELECFQDYHVVETETHLKVSKPEAKSVRSDAHSKCGPDGKARNSPRNGHSEAFRFLHRVKSQKLFTLSHVLVFYAVLVCVLILSTFYMRYKISVLEERLMSMTAFDSHIKEHQVHQDLGSHLQINADAVCDELTANLRKLEKIQNNLQKLLEDGE, encoded by the exons atgctgaaaaaaggaAGCTCCTTGGAGGACTcagtttttcattctgaaagTCAGAACAGCTTCCGAAAGTCAAGTAATGACACCCCAGCCAGTCCTACGGAGAGCGTTGGATCCGTATTTATAAG TTCAGATGGAGAAAATGGaactgatgaaaaaagaaaggctggaaaatcACCCACTGTGTGGCTGCAGACCTCTACCAGTGAAATGGAGTATTTTGATGACCGGAAAAAAGTTGATGTTGCTAG GACCAAGAGCAGCACAGATAGTCCGGTCCTGACAACCAAGAGTGACTCCaagactgaaaggaaaaaacgTGCCTCAAATCAG ctgaagGCAAACGCACACTTTCATAAGCTGTTTCTAGATGTTCCTGTTGATGAGCCACTGAAACAAA GCTTTacctgtgctctgcagaaagaaattctgTACCAAGGAAAGTTATTCCTTTCTGAAAACTGGATTTGCTTCCATTCCAAGGTTTTTGGTAAAGACACTAAG ATTAGTATACCTGTGCTGTCAGTGACACttctgaagaaaaccaaaactgcCCTTCTTGTGCCAAATGCTCTGATCATAGCAACAGTGACAGATAGG tACATGTTTGTCTCACTACTCTCCAGAGATACCACCTACAAGCTATTAAAATCTATCTGTAGACATCTTGAG gatgcGAGCATGGGCAACAGTCCAAATCCctcttctgcagaaaacagcttcagGGCTGATCGCCCTAGAACTCTGCCCCTG GATTTCAATGAAGATTATTCTGATCTGGATGGAATAGTGCAGCAGCGAAGACAAGAGATGGAAGagtccagcagcacaggctcacAGACACCAGAGCTGGAATGCTTCCAAG ATTATCATGTTGTTGAAACAGAGACTCACTTGAAAGTTTCCAAGCCTGAGGCCAAGTCTGTTCGTTCAGATGCACATAGTAAATGTGGGCCTGATGGAAAAGCTCGAAACAGTCCTCGAAATG gccaTTCTGAAGCCTTCAGGTTCCTCCACAGAGTGAAGTCCCAGAAGCTCTTCACTCTGAGCCATGTACTTGTGTTTTATGCAGTTCT tgtttgtgttttaataCTTTCTACGTTCTACATGAGATATAAAATCAGTGTCCTGGAGGAACGCCTTATGTCCATGACAGCCTTTGATTCACATATTAAAGA ACATCAAGTGCACCAAGATTTGGGATCTCATCTGCAAATTAATGCTGATGCCGTTTGTGATGAGTTAACTGCTAATCTTAGAAAACTGGAAAAG
- the GRAMD2B gene encoding GRAM domain-containing protein 2B isoform X3, producing MVLMTEPRCDAEEPRAARAAGRRENRGAPRLSDGENGTDEKRKAGKSPTVWLQTSTSEMEYFDDRKKVDVARTKSSTDSPVLTTKSDSKTERKKRASNQLKANAHFHKLFLDVPVDEPLKQSFTCALQKEILYQGKLFLSENWICFHSKVFGKDTKISIPVLSVTLLKKTKTALLVPNALIIATVTDRYMFVSLLSRDTTYKLLKSICRHLEDASMGNSPNPSSAENSFRADRPRTLPLDFNEDYSDLDGIVQQRRQEMEESSSTGSQTPELECFQDYHVVETETHLKVSKPEAKSVRSDAHSKCGPDGKARNSPRNGHSEAFRFLHRVKSQKLFTLSHVLVFYAVLVCVLILSTFYMRYKISVLEERLMSMTAFDSHIKEHQVHQDLGSHLQINADAVCDELTANLRKLEKIQNNLQKLLEDGE from the exons ATGGTGCTCATGACCGAGCCGCGGTGCGATGCGGAGGAGCCGAGGGCAGCGCGGGCCGCTGGCCGGAGGGAGAACAGGGGCGCTCCTCGGCT TTCAGATGGAGAAAATGGaactgatgaaaaaagaaaggctggaaaatcACCCACTGTGTGGCTGCAGACCTCTACCAGTGAAATGGAGTATTTTGATGACCGGAAAAAAGTTGATGTTGCTAG GACCAAGAGCAGCACAGATAGTCCGGTCCTGACAACCAAGAGTGACTCCaagactgaaaggaaaaaacgTGCCTCAAATCAG ctgaagGCAAACGCACACTTTCATAAGCTGTTTCTAGATGTTCCTGTTGATGAGCCACTGAAACAAA GCTTTacctgtgctctgcagaaagaaattctgTACCAAGGAAAGTTATTCCTTTCTGAAAACTGGATTTGCTTCCATTCCAAGGTTTTTGGTAAAGACACTAAG ATTAGTATACCTGTGCTGTCAGTGACACttctgaagaaaaccaaaactgcCCTTCTTGTGCCAAATGCTCTGATCATAGCAACAGTGACAGATAGG tACATGTTTGTCTCACTACTCTCCAGAGATACCACCTACAAGCTATTAAAATCTATCTGTAGACATCTTGAG gatgcGAGCATGGGCAACAGTCCAAATCCctcttctgcagaaaacagcttcagGGCTGATCGCCCTAGAACTCTGCCCCTG GATTTCAATGAAGATTATTCTGATCTGGATGGAATAGTGCAGCAGCGAAGACAAGAGATGGAAGagtccagcagcacaggctcacAGACACCAGAGCTGGAATGCTTCCAAG ATTATCATGTTGTTGAAACAGAGACTCACTTGAAAGTTTCCAAGCCTGAGGCCAAGTCTGTTCGTTCAGATGCACATAGTAAATGTGGGCCTGATGGAAAAGCTCGAAACAGTCCTCGAAATG gccaTTCTGAAGCCTTCAGGTTCCTCCACAGAGTGAAGTCCCAGAAGCTCTTCACTCTGAGCCATGTACTTGTGTTTTATGCAGTTCT tgtttgtgttttaataCTTTCTACGTTCTACATGAGATATAAAATCAGTGTCCTGGAGGAACGCCTTATGTCCATGACAGCCTTTGATTCACATATTAAAGA ACATCAAGTGCACCAAGATTTGGGATCTCATCTGCAAATTAATGCTGATGCCGTTTGTGATGAGTTAACTGCTAATCTTAGAAAACTGGAAAAG
- the GRAMD2B gene encoding GRAM domain-containing protein 2B isoform X4: MPVNLMKFFSSDGENGTDEKRKAGKSPTVWLQTSTSEMEYFDDRKKVDVARTKSSTDSPVLTTKSDSKTERKKRASNQLKANAHFHKLFLDVPVDEPLKQSFTCALQKEILYQGKLFLSENWICFHSKVFGKDTKISIPVLSVTLLKKTKTALLVPNALIIATVTDRYMFVSLLSRDTTYKLLKSICRHLEDASMGNSPNPSSAENSFRADRPRTLPLDFNEDYSDLDGIVQQRRQEMEESSSTGSQTPELECFQDYHVVETETHLKVSKPEAKSVRSDAHSKCGPDGKARNSPRNGHSEAFRFLHRVKSQKLFTLSHVLVFYAVLVCVLILSTFYMRYKISVLEERLMSMTAFDSHIKEHQVHQDLGSHLQINADAVCDELTANLRKLEKIQNNLQKLLEDGE, encoded by the exons ATGCCAGTGAACCTGATGAAGTTCTTCAG TTCAGATGGAGAAAATGGaactgatgaaaaaagaaaggctggaaaatcACCCACTGTGTGGCTGCAGACCTCTACCAGTGAAATGGAGTATTTTGATGACCGGAAAAAAGTTGATGTTGCTAG GACCAAGAGCAGCACAGATAGTCCGGTCCTGACAACCAAGAGTGACTCCaagactgaaaggaaaaaacgTGCCTCAAATCAG ctgaagGCAAACGCACACTTTCATAAGCTGTTTCTAGATGTTCCTGTTGATGAGCCACTGAAACAAA GCTTTacctgtgctctgcagaaagaaattctgTACCAAGGAAAGTTATTCCTTTCTGAAAACTGGATTTGCTTCCATTCCAAGGTTTTTGGTAAAGACACTAAG ATTAGTATACCTGTGCTGTCAGTGACACttctgaagaaaaccaaaactgcCCTTCTTGTGCCAAATGCTCTGATCATAGCAACAGTGACAGATAGG tACATGTTTGTCTCACTACTCTCCAGAGATACCACCTACAAGCTATTAAAATCTATCTGTAGACATCTTGAG gatgcGAGCATGGGCAACAGTCCAAATCCctcttctgcagaaaacagcttcagGGCTGATCGCCCTAGAACTCTGCCCCTG GATTTCAATGAAGATTATTCTGATCTGGATGGAATAGTGCAGCAGCGAAGACAAGAGATGGAAGagtccagcagcacaggctcacAGACACCAGAGCTGGAATGCTTCCAAG ATTATCATGTTGTTGAAACAGAGACTCACTTGAAAGTTTCCAAGCCTGAGGCCAAGTCTGTTCGTTCAGATGCACATAGTAAATGTGGGCCTGATGGAAAAGCTCGAAACAGTCCTCGAAATG gccaTTCTGAAGCCTTCAGGTTCCTCCACAGAGTGAAGTCCCAGAAGCTCTTCACTCTGAGCCATGTACTTGTGTTTTATGCAGTTCT tgtttgtgttttaataCTTTCTACGTTCTACATGAGATATAAAATCAGTGTCCTGGAGGAACGCCTTATGTCCATGACAGCCTTTGATTCACATATTAAAGA ACATCAAGTGCACCAAGATTTGGGATCTCATCTGCAAATTAATGCTGATGCCGTTTGTGATGAGTTAACTGCTAATCTTAGAAAACTGGAAAAG